From Tiliqua scincoides isolate rTilSci1 chromosome 2, rTilSci1.hap2, whole genome shotgun sequence, the proteins below share one genomic window:
- the LOC136639338 gene encoding lysozyme C, milk isozyme-like, translating to MKVLAFTLLCLLVAANEAKVFGKCELARLLKKHGMDGYQGYSLGNWICMAYFESRFNTRLKGPKNSDSSHDYGIFQINSRWWCSNGQGKTNNGCKASCSKFTNDDISDDIWCAKRIVQDPNKMSAWVAWRNYCRGRDLSSWTRGCRV from the exons ATGAAAGTCTTGGCCTTCACCCTCCTCTGCCTGCTTGTTGCAGCAAATGAAGCCAAAGTCTTTGGGAAGTGTGAGCTGGCAAGGCTTTTGAAAAAGCACGGCATGGATGGATATCAAGGCTATTCCCTGGGCAACT ggATCTGCATGGCTTATTTTGAAAGCCGATTCAACACCAGGCTCAAGGGGCCGAAGAACAGCGACAGCAGCCATGACTATGGGATATTTCAAATAAACAGCCGCTGGTGGTGCTCCAATGGACAGGGCAAAACAAATAACGGCTGCAAAGCCTCCTGCAGCA AGTTCACAAATGACGACATCAGTGATGATATTTGGTGTGCAAAGAGAATCGTTCAGGACCCCAACAAAATGAGTGCCTG ggTGGCTTGGAGGAACTATTGCAGAGGAAGAGACCTCTCATCCTGGACACGTGGCTGCAGAGTCTGA